One window from the genome of Variovorax sp. PAMC26660 encodes:
- the purL gene encoding phosphoribosylformylglycinamidine synthase, translating into MTQPAPQALPVVTLFEGGSALSDFRARQLLPKLQAIEPRIEGISARFVHLVVTDATLAEADRDRFAALLTYGEPFEAPAKAVTSVVVTPRLGTVSPWASKATDIAHNCGLALRRVERVTQYHLKLKAPLIGKAPVLEGDALAAASGPLHDRMTESVLATVAQAASLFSELPAQPMAQVDVQTGGRAALVAANTGFGLALAEDEIDYLVEAFTRLGRNPSDVELMMFAQANSEHCRHKIFNAQFTIDGKAQPQSLFSMIRHTEKQNPQHTVIAYADNASVMEGSNIERFVARASGSGEQGYQKESVLSHVLMKVETHNHPTAISPFPGASTGAGGEIRDEGATGRGSKPKAGLTGFTVSKLWPEDGHYGKPEHIASPLQIMTEGPLGGAAFNNEFGRPNLLGYFREYEQTIASDLDTVQRGYHKPIMIAGGLGSIDATQTKKILFPAGSLLIQLGGPGMRIGMGGSAASSMATGANAAELDFDSVQRGNPEIERRAQEVINHCWQQGAANPILAIHDVGAGGLSNAFPELTNDAGRGARFDLRAVPLEESGMAPKEIWCNESQERYVLAIAPESLEQFKAFCERERCPFSVVGVATEERQLLVADEGAAVQPVDMPMDVLLGKPPKMHRDVKTVARSFKPLDLTGVNLQKAAIDVLAHPTVASKRFLITIGDRTVGGLSHRDQMVGPWQVPVADCAVTLADYKGFAGEAMSMGERTPLAALDAPASGRMAVAEAITNLLAAPIELSRVKLSANWMAACGEPGEDAALYETVKAVGLELCPALGVSIPVGKDSLSMRTQWKDNGEAKKVTSPVSLIVTAFATLADVRGTLTPQLDATEADTTLVLIDLGRGQHRMAGSILSQTLGQSGDTVPDLDDPAQLVALVNAVNALRADGKILAMHDRSDGGLFATACEMAFAGHVGVALNVDMLVTEGDGISDSRMETGDAKNWAQQVSGRREELTLKALFNEELGMVLQVRTAQRNDVMQVLRAHGLSAHSHFVGKTRPATSTMDAGKGKLEIWRDAKSVFSASLQDLHQVWDSVSWKIARERDNPACADAEHAAAGEPSDPGMHVFLPNAQPAAPAILQSRPKVAILREQGVNSHVEMAYAFTEAGFDAYDVHMTDLQTGRADLANFKGVVACGGFSYGDTLGAGIGWARSITFNPKLAEQFKAFFGRADTFGLGVCNGCQMFAELADIIPGAEAWPRFTTNQSERFEARLSMVEVLESPSLFFGSMAGSRLPIAVAHGEGYANFKHRGDPAKAIAAMRFVDNHGKPTEQYPFNPNGSAGGLTSVTTPDGRFTAVMPHPERVFRNIQMSWTPGERSELSPWMQIWRNARRWVG; encoded by the coding sequence TGCTGCCCAAGCTGCAGGCCATCGAGCCGCGCATCGAGGGCATTTCGGCCCGTTTCGTGCACCTCGTGGTGACCGATGCGACGCTGGCCGAGGCCGACCGTGACCGCTTCGCAGCGCTCCTGACCTACGGCGAGCCCTTCGAGGCACCGGCCAAGGCGGTCACCTCGGTGGTCGTCACGCCCCGCCTGGGCACCGTGTCGCCCTGGGCCTCCAAGGCCACCGACATTGCCCATAACTGCGGCCTGGCGCTGCGCCGGGTCGAGCGGGTCACGCAATACCACCTGAAGCTCAAGGCACCGCTGATCGGCAAGGCGCCGGTTCTCGAAGGCGACGCCCTGGCCGCTGCGTCCGGCCCGCTGCACGACCGCATGACCGAATCGGTGCTGGCCACCGTCGCGCAGGCGGCCAGCCTCTTCAGCGAACTGCCGGCCCAGCCGATGGCCCAGGTCGACGTGCAGACCGGCGGCCGCGCCGCGCTGGTGGCGGCCAATACCGGCTTCGGCCTGGCACTTGCCGAGGACGAAATCGACTACCTGGTGGAAGCTTTCACCCGCCTGGGGCGCAACCCCAGTGACGTCGAGCTGATGATGTTCGCGCAGGCCAACAGCGAGCACTGCCGCCACAAAATCTTCAACGCCCAGTTCACCATCGACGGCAAGGCGCAGCCGCAAAGCCTGTTCTCGATGATCCGCCACACCGAGAAGCAGAACCCGCAGCACACGGTGATCGCCTATGCGGACAACGCCTCGGTGATGGAAGGCAGCAACATCGAGCGCTTCGTGGCACGTGCGAGCGGATCGGGGGAGCAGGGCTATCAAAAAGAGAGCGTCCTGAGCCACGTGCTCATGAAGGTCGAGACGCACAACCACCCGACGGCCATCTCGCCGTTCCCCGGCGCCTCGACCGGCGCCGGTGGCGAGATTCGTGACGAAGGCGCCACCGGCCGCGGCTCCAAGCCCAAGGCCGGCCTGACCGGCTTCACCGTGTCCAAGCTGTGGCCGGAAGACGGCCACTACGGCAAGCCCGAGCACATCGCCAGCCCGCTGCAGATCATGACCGAGGGCCCGCTGGGCGGCGCCGCGTTCAACAACGAATTCGGCCGGCCCAACCTGCTGGGCTACTTCCGCGAGTACGAGCAGACCATCGCGAGCGACCTGGACACGGTGCAGCGCGGCTATCACAAGCCCATCATGATCGCGGGCGGCCTCGGCAGCATCGACGCCACCCAGACCAAGAAGATCCTGTTCCCGGCCGGTTCGCTGCTGATCCAGCTCGGCGGCCCCGGCATGCGCATCGGCATGGGCGGCAGCGCCGCCAGCTCGATGGCCACCGGCGCGAACGCAGCCGAACTCGACTTCGACTCGGTGCAGCGCGGCAACCCCGAAATCGAACGCCGTGCGCAAGAGGTCATCAACCATTGCTGGCAGCAGGGCGCGGCCAATCCGATCCTGGCGATCCACGACGTGGGCGCGGGCGGCCTGAGCAATGCCTTCCCCGAACTGACCAACGACGCCGGCCGTGGTGCGCGCTTCGACCTGCGCGCCGTGCCGCTCGAAGAGTCGGGCATGGCACCGAAGGAAATCTGGTGCAACGAAAGCCAGGAGCGCTATGTGCTGGCCATCGCGCCCGAATCGCTCGAACAATTCAAGGCCTTCTGCGAGCGCGAGCGCTGCCCGTTCTCGGTGGTGGGCGTGGCGACCGAAGAGCGCCAACTTTTGGTGGCCGATGAAGGCGCTGCGGTGCAGCCCGTCGACATGCCCATGGACGTGCTGCTGGGCAAGCCGCCCAAGATGCACCGCGACGTGAAGACCGTCGCCCGCAGCTTCAAGCCGCTCGACCTCACGGGCGTCAATTTGCAGAAGGCGGCCATCGACGTGCTCGCGCACCCGACGGTTGCTTCCAAGCGCTTCCTGATCACCATCGGCGACCGCACCGTGGGCGGCCTGAGCCACCGCGACCAGATGGTCGGCCCGTGGCAGGTGCCCGTGGCCGATTGCGCCGTGACGCTGGCCGACTACAAGGGCTTTGCTGGCGAGGCGATGAGCATGGGCGAGCGCACGCCGCTGGCCGCGCTCGACGCGCCGGCCTCGGGCCGCATGGCCGTGGCCGAGGCCATCACCAACCTGCTGGCTGCGCCGATCGAACTGTCGCGCGTCAAGCTGTCGGCCAACTGGATGGCGGCTTGCGGCGAGCCCGGTGAAGACGCAGCGCTGTACGAAACCGTCAAGGCCGTCGGCCTGGAACTGTGCCCGGCGCTGGGCGTGTCGATTCCGGTCGGCAAGGATTCGCTGTCGATGCGCACGCAGTGGAAGGACAACGGCGAAGCCAAGAAGGTCACGTCGCCCGTGAGCCTGATCGTGACCGCCTTCGCCACGCTGGCCGACGTGCGCGGCACGCTCACGCCGCAGCTCGATGCCACCGAAGCCGACACCACGCTCGTGCTGATCGATCTGGGCCGCGGCCAGCATCGCATGGCCGGCAGCATCCTGTCGCAGACGCTCGGCCAGAGCGGCGACACCGTGCCCGACCTCGACGATCCCGCGCAACTGGTCGCGCTGGTGAACGCAGTGAACGCGCTGCGCGCCGACGGCAAGATCCTCGCGATGCATGACCGCAGCGACGGCGGCCTGTTCGCCACCGCCTGCGAGATGGCCTTTGCCGGCCACGTGGGCGTGGCGCTCAACGTCGACATGCTGGTCACCGAAGGCGACGGCATTTCCGACAGCCGCATGGAAACCGGCGACGCCAAGAACTGGGCGCAGCAGGTCAGCGGACGGCGCGAAGAACTCACGCTCAAGGCGCTGTTCAACGAAGAACTCGGCATGGTGCTGCAGGTGCGCACGGCGCAACGCAACGACGTGATGCAGGTGCTGCGCGCCCACGGCCTGAGCGCCCACAGCCATTTCGTCGGCAAGACGCGGCCTGCCACCTCCACCATGGATGCCGGCAAGGGCAAGCTCGAAATCTGGCGCGACGCCAAGTCGGTGTTCAGCGCGAGCCTGCAAGACCTGCATCAGGTGTGGGACTCGGTGAGCTGGAAGATCGCCCGCGAACGCGACAACCCCGCCTGCGCCGATGCCGAGCACGCCGCGGCTGGCGAGCCTTCGGACCCCGGCATGCATGTGTTCCTGCCGAACGCGCAGCCAGCAGCGCCTGCCATCCTGCAATCGCGCCCCAAAGTCGCGATCCTGCGCGAGCAGGGCGTCAACTCGCACGTTGAGATGGCCTACGCCTTCACCGAAGCCGGCTTTGACGCCTACGACGTCCACATGACCGACCTGCAGACGGGCAGGGCGGACCTGGCCAACTTCAAGGGCGTGGTCGCCTGTGGCGGCTTCAGCTACGGCGACACGCTGGGCGCCGGCATTGGCTGGGCGCGCAGCATCACCTTCAACCCGAAGCTGGCCGAGCAGTTCAAGGCCTTCTTCGGCCGCGCCGACACCTTCGGCCTGGGCGTATGCAACGGCTGCCAGATGTTCGCCGAGCTGGCCGACATCATCCCGGGCGCCGAAGCCTGGCCGCGTTTCACCACCAACCAGAGCGAGCGCTTCGAGGCGCGCCTGTCGATGGTCGAAGTGCTCGAATCGCCGAGCCTCTTCTTCGGGAGCATGGCCGGCAGCCGCCTGCCGATCGCGGTGGCGCACGGCGAGGGCTATGCCAACTTCAAGCACCGCGGTGACCCGGCCAAGGCCATCGCGGCCATGCGCTTCGTCGACAACCACGGCAAGCCGACCGAGCAGTACCCATTCAACCCGAACGGCAGCGCGGGTGGCCTGACCTCGGTGACCACGCCGGACGGCCGCTTCACCGCCGTGATGCCGCACCCGGAGCGCGTGTTCCGCAACATCCAGATGAGCTGGACGCCGGGCGAACGGAGCGAGCTGAGCCCCTGGATGCAGATTTGGCGCAACGCGCGCCGCTGGGTGGGCTGA